The following DNA comes from Nicotiana sylvestris chromosome 10, ASM39365v2, whole genome shotgun sequence.
taacatATTAAATAAATCTCTTAAGACAAACATATTATTGGGGTCGGTCGAACCCCAACTATAAACGCTATCTCCACCCTGATCTTTGATACTACTTAAGGGTGTCTAACGGGCGGGGTCAACCCGTTTTCGGAACGGCCCGGACCGGTAGAAGGGGGCCGGGTGGGGCTGGGTTATAGGGGTAGGGCAGTTTGTTCCGTTCACGTTTGAACCACTGGTTAACCAGACCGGTCAAACCCCGGTCAACGAACAACACTGTTCATCCGGTTAACCGACCCAGACCGGTTTAACtgtaacaatttttttttttaaacgtGGACTCAGATTCTGACCATTGGCAACAGTCCATTTCACATTATGGTTGTTGCCCAACGGCTGAATTGCATTTTTAGcccatttttgggttttttttaaaaaaaaattagctccctttgaaaaactataaataccccctccccTCCCTCTACCTCATTTCTTCACTTATCTCTCAATTCTCAATTCTCATATTCTTTCATTCTTCAATCTTCACCTATTaaagtgcaatcaactatttggctcttctttttttggaattaatttatcgtagtatttattatttgaagtttgaacaattgaacttcaaaattggaacaattgacgtttcttcgtggtaacattggagttgcgaaatcatcaagtgctcaatttattgctgaattcggtgcactccctccaactctttctcttatttactattttatttgcatatttaattgttgctagtagttaaatttttacaatatgtttaatgctgcaaAAAGAGTTTGTAACAAGGTTATTAATcggggaaataaaaaaagaggtagtACTTCAGCTTCAACATCTGGTAGTAATTTAAATACCTCTCCAAATATTTCTGAAACATTAcctgataataatatagattatgaacaattcCAGGAAGATTTTGGTATAGAAGATAATGAATTAGAAATGGAAGATGAGAGGACTTACACCTAGTGGTGTTGGAGCTAGTAGCAGGGGTGATGGTCGTGGTGCTAGTAGTAGACCACATGTGGCCCCGACTAATAAtcgtagaaaaagaagtaaggtttggaTTTTTTTAAGACATACCGAATAGtgatagagttaaatgcaaactttgtaatgATACTTTTAAACATAAGACTGGAGGACAatctattaagatgtctgattgtcaccaattaatgaatgctttatatacttatatggagattggaccaactgaaaccccagatttatatgcttgtatgaacaagctaaatgaatctttacaacaattatataattattatgcaaatataattgatgatgatgctcttaatgtaggcaatgttaatcTCACTATGCACTGTACCACTTCTGCTACTGTGGATTAGgaagaaggccttgatagttttaatattttgtttacattttctaacactcaaaccagtagcaggaacattgatggatttcaattctacttgcagaagcaaaGAGCCTCGCACAGAGGAATTTTCACCAGtgggatggtggcatgagaatggaaagcaatttcctgtttttttcgctatggctcgggacgtgctgaatgtgccaatttcaacAGTTGCATAagagagtgcatttagccaagcaagacaacaacttggagacacccgtcactcattgggaagcaatgctttggaagttttagtatgtttcagagattggatttgATCcgaacgaagaaatcaaggacgtgaagatgttgattgcccagaagacgaggaacttggagatatattaacacatggtaacccatccgaatttaacactccagaagaaggtcactcagttcatattgattatgaagaacttattaatgcaatgcaaaacctttgaatttactcttttttggttaattttacttgttgttaaatgtaaacttttcaatttgtaagtttgaattttgaaataaatgtagcacttgtaattataagtgcaattttttcctatcttcattgtattctttatatttttattttaaattaatacaacttacaatagttatataaaatacaaaaaaaaattaaaaaataaaaataacactaacccggcccggccccataaacccgtaacccttacggttcaatttttacccggatgaacctGAATCCGTTAAACCCGGTATGACTCAACCCGTAACTGGCCCGGACCATAACTCGCACGGGTACTAAATTTTTCTATCCAGTCCGGCCCAGCCCGGCCCACCCGTTAAATACCCATAAAATACTACTCCATGAGACTGTAAATAATGGCACGTCAACCacatattccttttttttttctatggtaaaaatcttttttattttaaaatcatGTAATAAAGGTATACTTTGAGAAGTAGATAATAAATCTGTCCACTCTAATCATTGGATAGTTACAACTTGTTTAGATGATTGCTACCTATACCTATTGTATTGTATTCAATATTGTTACTTAAAatataatgtttgttttgattgttacttaaattacactgtattgtattgttaaattCGTTGTTAGTTAATGATaaaaaatgtcattttatggaACGACAGATTTGGTGTGGTGGCTTCGTTACCTTgcttttttctctcatcttgcccttccttatcattaaataattatattttattcttaaccctacttttttatataataattctattaTGTATCCTATTTTTTTAGTGatgttgcaagtttattcttcatgtTGTTGGTAtgtgatatcatgaaacgatgcAAGCGATAGAATCTACtcattgtattcatcaaacagCATAGTATAATATAGTACAATATAACACAAATATCATGAAAcgacaaacaacacaatttattcaaatattgtattcatcaaacaatACAGTATAATACGATATATTATGAAAACAAGTTGTAAAGTACCGAGGCCACGTGGAAATATAAGAATATCACACGTAGAATTTGAATGTAATCTATAATAATTTTTTAACTCCCTTTGTTGTTGTATTATAACTTTTCCTGTGCGAAAGGGATTCAGTAATTTATATAGTAAGAATAATTATTTTTGCTCTATTCATACAGTAGTACTCCAATAATTTTTCGATGAAGATACAATTCAATTAAAACCCATCGCACCCCCCTTTTTTTTGTTGGTTTTCCACTTAGGTATCCGGTAATTGTATTGAGGCGCATTGGAAAGTTCCACGTTGGAGGGTAAAGCGCTATCTAATAAAGACGATTACATATCCAGAGCTCGAAAGCTCGAACCCGAGACCTTCGATTAAAGATGAAGAAGTACTTACTACTCCACCACAATCCTTGCTGGTCCCATTGCACCGTACCTCCACCCTTATAAAGTAAAGAGGTTTTTTTTAAACTCCAtagcaattaaacaataattctGTTAAATTCAGGGTATATGTAACAAATACGGCGGATGGAGTAGCTCGTCCGTTCCTACAAtcaaataaattatatttttttgtccCAATTTATATGGTGGAGCTCGAATTCGAAGAGTAAAACTTCTTAATTTTAATCATGAATTCGAAAATAGAATttttaagttttttgaaataaaatttatatatttgaaaACTACGTAAAAAGTACTATAAAATACATTAACGATTGAAATATCTAAAAATGTCTTTTAGATATttttagtggggtctggggagagtagtgtgtacgtagaccttacccctaccctagggtagagagactatttttctaaatagaccccggcatccttccctccaagaacatcccaccttgctcttggggagactcgaactcacaacctctcggttggaagtgggggttgcttaccatcagagcaacccctcttgtcttgcACCTTAAACTGCATCTATGGATAGAAATTTAAAGCCTGCATATAACTATATAAGTCTACTTTTTCTACAAGTTCTACAATGTATCTCAAGTATCACCTGCTTAGTCacttgttcagttgtattttgttgtgtcttgaagattcttgtatttttttttcttgccAAATGTGGTATACACCTCCTCCCAAAGTCATCCTATAAATCTCTTGGCTAGCAGTTTTCCCTTTTCCATGCTTGATTGCCCATGTCTCCTCAGTCTTCCAGTCATTTGTATTTCTGCTAGTCCCTTGAGATATCTAAACTTGAACTTCGATTAGTACATGCTAATTTAGTAGAATTCTTTTGATGAACTTCAATTGGCCTGAATTTTCGTAAGTCCATTGGAGACGGTTAGTGAACAACATTTATTCCTTTACCATAATTTTCGGGTTCATTTTATAGCATTACGTGGTTATGCAATACGAATTTATGATTATATCTActtttttatttgtattagtGTATGctaattttgtaaaaaaaataaacTGACAGACTTTGATTTTCATGAAATTTCGTAGGTCCGTAGGAAACATCTTAGTAACCAATACTCATTGTTTCGTCATGACTTTCGAGCTTATTTTATGGCATTTCAAGGTCATACAATATGAATTTATGATTATATACATTTTTCGTGTGTGTTAGTATATGTTGATTTTGTAGAATTTATAGACGAATACTAATTGGCCTAAAATTTTATAGGTCCATTGAAAATGGCTTAGTGAACAATACTCATTACTTCACTGTGACTTTAGAGTTCAATTTATGGCATCTCAAGATCATACAATATGAATTTATGATTATATACATTTTTTCGTGTATATTAGTATATGCTGATTTTGTATAATTTTTTTGACGGACTCTAATTGACCTCAAATGGACCAAATCAACCCTCTAAAAACTCCTTTTCTTTAGAAATCACCTCTCATCGGCTCGAATCTAGCTAAAAACAACTCAATAACGTCAAACTAAGCCAATGAAACAACACCAAATAATAAAACTTTAATCAAATGTCCAAAATCAACAAAAATCAACACGTGCCCACACGAGCAAAACCTGATTTAATGGGTAGATCTCGACTATCCATAAtgccacgagtccaaatatataattagatTCCAAATCGAttctcaaaatcccaattttactttcttgAATTATAGACAAacccccaaattttcctttaaaatttCAAGTTTTAGGTGTGGAAATCCATGAGAAATCAAAATATAAAGAcaaattcaagtgaaaattgcTTACCTCCAATATAGTAGCGAATTTGTTCTCCAAAATTTCCACATCTCGAAGTTTATGGTATGAGATTATGGGTAAAATCTTGAAATTATATCACTAATGAGTCTGCATATTGATACATTTTGCGAATGCGGCCATTGCCTCGCTTTTCCGATGCACAAAAATATATTTCCTCAAATACCTCTTCGTCAACGCGGCCCCAGCCAACAAACATAATGCACAAAACTCCACTGGCCTATCGAACACGGGACCATccacgcgaacgcaaaggccGAGCCTTGGCCATGCCCCAGCTGCCACAACTTAATGCGAACTCGATCACCTGTTGCGAATGTGGAGACCACCCTGCCTAACCCATCGCCAACGCGATTACACTGTCGCGAATGTGAAGAAGAAATTCTTCCCAGCACCAAAATGCATTATGCGATCGCGATACAcctccgcgatcgcgaagaagagcCTAACACTAACAAATACTTGTATTGCTCAAAATACTCCGTGTGGTACAAAACTCTCCCGAGCCACTCGGGACCCAGTCCAATCATACTAACAAGTCACTGCGCGGACCTTTCCAAAGCCTCCAAACACATACGGTATATGATAATCACGACGGAGGGCGGGTCAAGCAGAACTGACAGGCTTTTAGACTGGCAAGCTTCAAAAGAAGGGGTACATGTCACCTTAGGCAAATCCAACATTGGAAGAGAAAGTGAAGAGTTATATAAGGCAAGAGTTAAGTTCATATGGTACTCCCGCTTTTAGGCTGGATATGGCGTAGCCCAAAAAGACAAATCTGTGCGGGCCTAGGCCCAAAGCGGACAATACGTGCCATAGGCTTGGATCGTGAAAAATATGATATCAGAGCTGAATCTCCATTAGTACGGTGGTAGGGCAAACCTCAGCAAGGACGCTGAGTCCCAATGGAGGTGAATATGATGCCCATAACAGAGTATGAGTTAAGCATGACTGACAAACTTCTAGGCTGAGAAGCTTCTGAAGAAGGGGTGCATATGTCATTTTAGGTAAATCCCACACCAGAATGGGAGAGGAAAGTGAAGGGTTATATAAGGCATGAGTTGAGTTTACATGGTACACGCACTTTTGGGGCTCGAGGTGGCGTAGCCCAAAAAGACAAATCCATACGGATCTAGGCCCAAAATGGACAATACATGCATTGggcttgggtcgtgacacaataaCATCATAACAACGAATCAACAACCAAAATGCAAATTGAACTTCTTTTAAGTTCAAGAACTTTCATACTTCAACCAACCGTCCGATTCAAGCCTATCCAATCCGAAATGAACCCatacacaagtcccaaatgacaaagcaaacctattccaactttcagaaCTAAAATTAGAATCCAATATCATCAAAGACAAccccggtcaaacttaagaattCCCTataccttcaaattgccaacttttggCAAATATCACCAAAATACTCTAGGAACTTCCAAATCTAAATCCGAACATAcgcctaagcccaaaatcatcatacgaacctattggaatcatcaaatcactaatctgaggtcgtttacacaAAAAGCCAAATCTTAGTCAACTCTTTTAACTTAAACTTCCAACAAAGTAAGTGTTCTAATTCACTTCAAAATCTTTCCggaaccaaaccaaccatccctgcAAGTCACAAAACAAACAACCAAACATATAAGAAGCATTGGGGAAATGGAGCTCAAATACACAAAACAATTGGCGGGATCGTTACACGAAACCTACCCGTGTGACGGACTCCAATTGAGCTGATAGGTCCATCCAGAACGACTTGTAGGCAATACTTGCCATAATTAACGTTATCTTTTTGGCATTTTGGGAGAAATTTATTATTATGTCTAATTTTTTCGTGTGTTTAGATACATGATGTCTAATCAAattatttttgtcttttttttttgtataacttaggtaaaaaaataactttataacaaaatggaattattcatctttcttttttcttttaatttgaaaaaaataccaaattatTCAAAAGGGTAATATGCAGCAATACCTTTCATTTTCTTGAAATGCTGAATCCCGACTTGTGCAAGCAAAAAACACAAGCGGGGAAAGTATTGTACACCAAAACTCTGTAAATGAACACGCATACATACAAGACTTGAGAATTGAATGTTCATGTATCTTACAACAAACTAGCACTACGTCCCTACTGTTACCTACTTTACAAAGCAAACCCACAAAGTGATCAACAAGATCCTTTTCCCCTTCCTTCAATCTTAATCGATTTTGCAATCAGGGTTTTACAATACCATCCACGAAAATTGAATTTGAAGCCTTGAAATTTGCccccaaaaggaaaaaaattgcGTCTTTATATTTTTCCGCAGGAAAAAATATTTGCATCTTGAAAGGTGCAAATTAAGTTCTGGGGTTATGGATGATGATGTGGTGCAGCGAGTATTTCAAGAAGGAGGTCGCGATTACTACCAACAGCAGCCTTCCACTTCCTCGTCTTCCCCTTCCATTCTTCAATCCCTTCCTCTTCATGTGGTATACTTTTTCCTCCCTTTTCCTCTTTTCATTCATTTCTATGCTGATAAGCTTGGACCCTTGTCATCAAATGAGTAAAATGTGCAGAAGGGTGTCCATGTATATAAAATTATGGAAATACGTTGCTAGTTTAGAGCTGTATAGTTTCCAATTTgttgattcttccattttaatTCAGTATATTTTGGTATTTGAAAATCATGAATATAAAGGAGATTTTTTTTTTCCGCTTGAATACCGCTGGTAAAGTTGCTCTTATATTACCCGGAGGTCACGGGTTAAAGCCGTAAAAACAGCCTCTTGAAAAAATGTAGGgcaaggctgcgtacaatagaccttgtggtccggccctttccCAGACCccgtgcatagcgggagcttagtgcaccgggctgctgTTTTTGGATACTGCAGTTTGGAATTTGTGGTATGTGTAGTCTCAATGACATAGAAATGATTCTCTTTTTGCAATTTTGCAGTCCTTTGATCATGGCTATTACTTGTTGGTAAAATCTGTTCAAGAACTTCGTTCTAAGAAAGAGGGTGTTGTAACTGTTGGCATTGGTGGTCCAAGTGGATCAGGTAAAACGAGGTAAGCTTGGTTTACAGTCCTCTGTTTGCATGCCATTGAGAATGGTAGATTCTGAGTGGAGCTTTTTCTATTGCTAATTTAGCGACTTAGCTTGGCTTATGTGAATTCAATTGTTTCTGAAGCTTAGCAGAGAAAGTAGCATCTGTGATTGGTTGTATTGTTGTGTCGATGGAGAATTATCGCACTGGAGTGGATGATGGAAATGATATGGATTTAATAGACTTTGATCTTCTTGTCGAGAATCTCGAGGTACAGTGTTTTTTCGTTTTCCATCTTTATCCATTAAAGTTGAATTTAACTGATGTAGGATTAAATGTATTAAAGCTCTTTGCTCTGAGGTCCAAAAATAGTTTTACTTTTTTTGTGGTTTAGGATGATAGGATTTTTGTTAAAGTCAGCTCTCTGTACATTTCAGTGCCAACAGCCTTGGAGTATGTTAGTCTCCTCAAGAAATTGTTCAATTGGCCTAATAATGTTAGAACAGTATAATATCTTTAAATCTGTGTTGTGGTCCTTTATCTGCTCACTTAAAGTTCGTTTCCTGTTTGGGTAGGACCTGATAAATGGTCGTGATACATTTATCCCTGTGTTTGATTTCCAAGGACGAAGACGCATTGGTACTAAAGCAATAAAAAGTAGCTTATCAGGAGTGGTGAGAATGCTTACTATTTGTTTCCCATGGTCCTTTTTATATCAATGTTTTAATGATCATCGTTTCTATAGGTAATAGTTGATGGTGCTTATGCTTTGCATGCAAGACTACGGTCCTTGCTAGATATACGGGTTGCTgtggtaaaatttctattttTCACACTTCAATCTGATTAACCATGGTGCGATTACTTCTATTTGACCCATACAACTTTAGTATACTTTGTGCCTGTCACTTAGGTTGGTGGGGTTCACTTCAGTCTTCTTTCTAAAGTTCAGTACGATATAGGAGAATCTTGCCCGCTGGATTCCCTAATCGACAGTATTTTCCCTCTGTTTAGGAAGCATATTGAACCAGACCTTCATCATGCTCAGGTAAAATTTGAAGTCTCCCATGCTAATTTGTCGTCCAAAATCTTACTCTTGATTCCCTATATTTATGCAGATCAGAATTAACAACAGTTTTGTGTCATCATTTAGAGAGCCAATCTACAAGCTCAAGTGCAAAAGTGAGGTGTGTAAGATTCAGTGCTAATTTCTAAATGTTACTCCATGGAATTTAATGGTATGAATTTTTACTTTCATGTGTTAGATTGTCTAGTCCACACTACCTTAATATGAAATGTCATGTTGACATGATTGTTGACATTTGTGCATTTAGTGTTGCTGGTCCTGAGACAATTGCAATTTCTAACATGAAGCAGTTGTTGGATGCTAGTTTTATCCTCTCCAGTGATAATACTACTTTTACTTGAGCTGATTTGTGCTTTTTACCTGGGATGTGCGCAGGGTTTTTTTGAGTAGATTATACATTTGATCATTCTCAGATGTGTTCAGTTAATAGGCTTCTTCCTGAGAATAAATAGCTTTTTTGCTACATATGGCCTTTTAGAACTCTTATAGTCACTTGTTAAATGTATAACCTATCGAACTTAGGGGATTAATCTTACAACTCAGGAGGCAAAGTTTTGTTTGTATAATGAACCCCCAGTTTGGGAGAACGCTATCTCCAAAATAAAGGTTTGTGCTGCTTAGAATCATTTAGCGACCTGTACTTTAACATGAACAAGTGTATCCTTGTATGATGGTGTAATCCAAGAAAAGTTCCTGTTTAAATTGTTTCTACTTGTCATGGTTCTTCAGAGTAGTCTACCTTTATATATTGGCGGTGTTATTTGTATAAGAAACATAAGTCTGACTCTGAATTAAATTTCTATGCAGCAATTAGAAGATGAACATGCATCTCATGTATTCCATGGAAAGGAAGCGCAAGTCGACAAGTGAGTTCTAGACTCTAGGTTCTTCCTACACTGTGGCATTGTTGCCACAGCAAAGTTTGTCAACTATTCCTTCCATTGTGCTTGTAGTTTTCTTTGTAAGTGATGGTCACAGCTGACTTTCTGGAGCTTTGTTCATAGTTTTATTGAGATGTACCTAAGACCTCCATCTGCCAGTGAAGAAGCACGCATTAATGATTGGATTAAGGTGCGTCAATCGGGTATCAGATACTATCTCTCTTTGGGTGATCAACGGATTGTTGACAAAAATTTCATAATTCGGCCCAAAGCTGAATTTGAGGTAACTGGTCTCTTTTGATATTCAATAAGTGAACTATTTCTCAATTTTAAACGTGTTAAGATTAGTTATACGAATCATCTATATTGGTTATGCTCTATCTAGTTATAATTGAATTGAGTTGTGAACATGTAAGagtgttttttattttattttttattatgggATTTTTGGctacataaaataaagaaatcatagaTTACATGAACTAAAGGAACTTTAGACTAAGGATAATCACCGAAATTCCTAATATTGCGTGATCGTCTGCATCAATATTTCTTACCAAAGTTTAGACTGATGATCTAGGTTCATTAGTCGCCTTAATATTTCATACCGTTGTTTCTTAGCGTAATCCTCTGTGAGTGACCTAAAAGCATATGTTACTCTTTTTCCTCATACCATAGTTTAAATTTTTGTAGGTTGGACGAATGACCCTGGGTGGATTGCTGGCTTTGGGATACAATGTAGTCGTAAGTTACAAAAGGGCCTCAACATCAGTTATTGAGGGCAGCTTCTCAAATTCATTGGAAACGATCGACACTCTGGGCGAGACATATCTGGTTTTGCGGGGAATAAATCGGAAAGTATgtattatttttatcttgttcTCTCAAGATCTTGCTtctaggatggttaaaccattgtattcttcttctttGTCTTCACGCTATCTTCTATATGTCATTTTTCATCTTGTTAATTCTGGACAACGGCATGAAGTCTGTATCAAAAGATTATTTTATAACCTATTGCAATTTGTGCTAGTCTATCTGGTTCCATGTTTATTTGGTGACATCTCTTTTTTGTAGATGGTTGGAGCTGAAGCATCAAGGATGGGTATTAATGGACCTTGGATTACTAAATCATATCTGGAGATGATTCTGGAGAGGAAAGGTTGTCTCTTGGATGTAGTTTTCATTGTTATTTTGTTTCTCCCACTGGTTCGAGTAGCCATTGATTTATCAGTTGAAATTTTAATTGTTTGAACTCTTGGTCAGTTATAGTAATGAATCCAGCTTTACTGCTGAGAGAGTGAAATCCGAGTCCAGAGTGCTTATGAATGCATAAAAGATTTTTGAGTTTGATTATGGTGGTTAAGCTATTGATTTTACAAAATATGTTATAGATAGGGCTTTCTTAGTTTTGGATTCTGGCTAGCTTTCATTTGCAACGACAAGTTGACAAGCTACATATGTCCATTTTTTAAAGGGATTATATTAGGAAATTAATGGTGGGTAAGGGAATGCCACCTTCTAATCTTTTGGCT
Coding sequences within:
- the LOC104247886 gene encoding inorganic pyrophosphatase TTM1 isoform X3, whose protein sequence is MDDDVVQRVFQEGGRDYYQQQPSTSSSSPSILQSLPLHVSFDHGYYLLVKSVQELRSKKEGVVTVGIGGPSGSGKTSLAEKVASVIGCIVVSMENYRTGVDDGNDMDLIDFDLLVENLEDLINGRDTFIPVFDFQGRRRIGTKAIKSSLSGVVIVDGAYALHARLRSLLDIRVAVVGGVHFSLLSKVQYDIGESCPLDSLIDSIFPLFRKHIEPDLHHAQIRINNSFVSSFREPIYKLKCKSEQLEDEHASHVFHGKEAQVDNFIEMYLRPPSASEEARINDWIKVRQSGIRYYLSLGDQRIVDKNFIIRPKAEFEVGRMTLGGLLALGYNVVVSYKRASTSVIEGSFSNSLETIDTLGETYLVLRGINRKMVGAEASRMGINGPWITKSYLEMILERKGVPRLNTPPLSNPPNAVLASNQESITAPKPLRVSSNLVNRLEDLSQPWTRSPTKSKMEPVLATWHFVSLDPALAHGSVTDPTSSRDALQLAPMPDSYDLDRGLLLSVQAIQALLENKGLPVIVGIGGPSGSGKTSLARKMANIVGCEVVSLESYYKSEHVKDFKYDDFSSLDLGLLSKNISDIRNCRRTKVPIFDLETGARSGFKELEVSEECGVVIFEGVYALHPDIRKSLDLWIAVVGGVHSHLLSRVQRDKSRVGCFMSQNEIMTTVFPMFQQYIEPHLVHAHLKIRNDFDPVLSPESSLFVLKSNKQVAYQNILRILDPTKICSSVQNFIDIYLRLPGIPANGQLTESDCIRVRICEGRFALLIREVSGSCVY